One segment of Methylocella silvestris BL2 DNA contains the following:
- the plsX gene encoding phosphate acyltransferase PlsX — translation MMKTVRIALDAMGGDFGPEVMLPGAALALERGLNIAFLLFGDEKLIKPYLAAHPALAAVATLHHTNVAVRMDDKPSQALRSGRRNSSMWLSIDAVKKNAADIAVSAGNTGALMAMAKTCLHTMPGVDRPAIAAIWPTIRGRTIVLDVGASIGADARHLVNLAIMGAAMARAVLDVERPTVGLLNIGSEEMKGVDDVKAASKLLREMALPQLDYVGFVEGGDIGRGTVDVVVTEGFSGNIALKTAEGTASQMGQYLREALSRDLMSKIGYFFARKGLATLKAKMDPRNVNGGTFLGLDGVVIKSHGHSDVFGTSVAIEIAYRIARHELLGQIRGALAHSHELASRAPNSQTAGGERAAAVPQSAQLRMDS, via the coding sequence ATGATGAAGACGGTTCGCATAGCTCTCGACGCCATGGGCGGCGATTTTGGACCGGAAGTCATGCTTCCGGGAGCGGCTCTGGCGCTTGAGCGCGGGTTGAACATCGCCTTTTTATTGTTCGGCGACGAAAAGCTGATCAAGCCTTATCTGGCGGCCCACCCTGCGCTCGCCGCGGTCGCCACTCTGCATCACACCAATGTCGCGGTGCGGATGGACGACAAGCCGAGTCAGGCCTTGCGCTCGGGGCGCCGCAACTCGTCGATGTGGCTCTCGATTGACGCCGTCAAGAAAAACGCCGCCGATATTGCGGTGTCGGCGGGCAACACCGGCGCGCTGATGGCGATGGCGAAGACGTGCCTGCATACCATGCCCGGCGTAGACCGGCCCGCCATCGCGGCGATCTGGCCGACGATCCGCGGCCGGACCATCGTGCTCGATGTCGGAGCCTCGATCGGCGCCGACGCGCGCCATCTCGTCAATCTCGCCATCATGGGCGCGGCCATGGCCCGCGCCGTCCTCGACGTAGAGCGTCCCACCGTCGGCCTGCTCAATATCGGATCCGAGGAGATGAAGGGCGTCGACGACGTCAAGGCCGCCTCGAAACTATTGCGCGAGATGGCTTTGCCCCAACTCGATTATGTCGGCTTCGTCGAAGGCGGCGATATCGGCAGGGGCACGGTCGACGTCGTCGTGACCGAAGGGTTCAGCGGCAATATCGCCTTGAAGACCGCGGAAGGGACCGCGAGCCAGATGGGGCAATATCTGCGCGAGGCGCTGAGCCGCGATCTGATGTCGAAGATCGGCTATTTCTTCGCCCGCAAGGGGCTCGCGACTCTGAAGGCCAAGATGGACCCGCGCAACGTCAATGGCGGAACGTTTCTCGGCCTCGACGGCGTCGTCATCAAGAGCCACGGCCATTCGGATGTGTTCGGGACCTCGGTCGCCATCGAGATCGCCTACCGGATCGCCCGTCATGAATTGCTGGGCCAGATCCGAGGCGCGCTCGCCCATTCGCATGAACTGGCGTCCCGCGCGCCGAACAGTCAAACCGCCGGCGGCGAGCGGGCCGCCGCCGTGCCGCAATCAGCCCAGCTTCGTATGGATTCTTGA
- the thiL gene encoding thiamine-phosphate kinase, translated as MIAAFFAPIAGEAGLGLRDDAALLNAPQGRGLILTKDLLVAGVHFFENDLPGAIARKALRVNLSDLAAKGAAPLGFLLGLALPPDWTPDWLKAFAADLAADAQDFGCPLLGGDTVKTPGPLTLSITAFGAAPAQGMVRRDAALTGDALYVSGTVGDAALGLRLRLNREEDRGWIGALGAENAAFLADRYLLPRPRLALIDALGDHARAAMDVSDGLAGDLTKMLALAGLTADVALADLPLSQAARAALEAQPALIETICCGGDDYEILCAAAPEKALALEAGAKAAGIKLTRIGQARRGAVTPIFRNAKGEVLRFERASFSHF; from the coding sequence TTGATCGCCGCTTTTTTCGCCCCGATCGCGGGAGAGGCGGGTCTTGGACTTCGCGACGACGCGGCGCTGCTAAACGCGCCGCAGGGCCGCGGGCTGATCCTCACCAAGGATCTCCTCGTCGCCGGGGTGCATTTTTTTGAAAATGATCTCCCGGGCGCGATTGCGCGCAAGGCGTTGCGCGTCAATCTCTCCGATCTCGCGGCCAAGGGCGCGGCGCCGCTGGGATTTCTGCTCGGCCTCGCGCTTCCGCCGGATTGGACGCCGGATTGGCTGAAGGCCTTTGCCGCCGACCTTGCCGCGGATGCACAAGACTTCGGCTGTCCCTTGCTCGGCGGCGACACCGTCAAGACGCCGGGACCGCTGACGCTTTCGATCACGGCGTTTGGCGCGGCCCCGGCGCAAGGCATGGTTCGCCGCGACGCCGCCCTCACGGGCGATGCGCTGTACGTCTCGGGAACGGTCGGCGACGCCGCGCTTGGCCTTCGGCTGAGGCTCAACAGGGAGGAAGATCGGGGCTGGATCGGCGCTCTTGGCGCGGAAAACGCAGCTTTTCTGGCCGATCGCTATTTGCTGCCGCGGCCCCGTCTCGCCCTCATCGATGCGCTTGGCGACCATGCGCGCGCGGCGATGGACGTTTCGGACGGCCTCGCCGGCGACCTGACGAAAATGCTCGCCCTCGCCGGGCTCACGGCGGATGTCGCGCTGGCGGATCTGCCGCTCTCGCAGGCCGCGCGGGCGGCGCTCGAGGCGCAGCCAGCCTTGATCGAGACGATCTGCTGCGGCGGCGACGATTATGAGATCCTTTGCGCCGCCGCCCCTGAAAAAGCGCTGGCGCTGGAGGCGGGCGCCAAAGCCGCGGGAATCAAACTGACCCGCATCGGGCAGGCGCGGCGAGGCGCGGTTACGCCCATCTTCCGCAACGCAAAAGGCGAGGTGCTGCGATTTGAGCGCGCCTCATTCAGCCATTTTTAG
- a CDS encoding outer membrane protein assembly factor BamE, which yields MWLAIATKSRLKSAPGARSGFFGLKLALAAALPLGLGGCLGYDGTVVHGYQSDPRTLEQVRVGASAEQVLTLLGTPTTTSTVGGGVWYYVTQVTDRSIAFLQPKLIDQRVFAVYFDKNKKVERIANYGIQDGKVFDFVSRTTPTAGAESTFLKGMFLNLMRFQ from the coding sequence ATGTGGCTCGCCATCGCGACTAAAAGCCGCCTGAAGTCGGCGCCTGGCGCGCGCTCCGGTTTCTTCGGACTGAAGCTCGCCCTTGCGGCGGCCCTGCCGCTGGGGCTTGGCGGGTGCCTTGGTTATGACGGCACGGTGGTGCATGGCTATCAATCCGACCCGCGCACCCTGGAGCAAGTTCGCGTCGGCGCCTCCGCCGAACAGGTGCTGACCCTGCTTGGAACGCCGACCACGACCTCGACCGTCGGCGGCGGCGTCTGGTATTATGTGACGCAGGTGACCGACCGCAGCATCGCCTTCCTGCAGCCGAAGCTCATCGACCAGCGCGTGTTCGCTGTCTATTTCGACAAAAACAAGAAAGTCGAGCGGATCGCCAATTACGGCATCCAGGACGGCAAGGTGTTCGACTTCGTCTCGCGCACGACGCCAACGGCTGGCGCGGAATCGACCTTCCTCAAGGGCATGTTCCTGAATTTGATGCGCTTCCAATAG
- a CDS encoding ubiquinol-cytochrome C chaperone family protein has translation MLSWFSRRAANRKLIARLLGEIIAAAREPALFVDYGVPDSFEGRFEAMTLHATLVLRQLNAMAPPAPDLAQDLVNAIFAHLDGTLREMGVGDPTVPKKMKVLAEAFLGRGLAYDSAARAGGPALEEALRRNIYAGRGDAARLARYVAAAGAALARAPFETFVNGPLPFPDPAGVA, from the coding sequence ATGCTATCCTGGTTTTCCCGAAGAGCCGCCAATCGCAAGCTTATCGCGCGTCTCCTTGGCGAGATCATTGCCGCTGCGCGCGAGCCCGCGCTATTTGTCGACTATGGCGTTCCGGACAGTTTCGAGGGCCGCTTCGAAGCCATGACGCTGCATGCGACGCTGGTGCTACGCCAGCTCAACGCAATGGCGCCGCCCGCGCCCGATCTGGCGCAGGACCTCGTCAACGCCATATTCGCCCATCTCGACGGGACCTTGCGCGAAATGGGCGTCGGCGATCCGACGGTGCCGAAGAAAATGAAGGTTCTCGCCGAGGCTTTCCTTGGCCGGGGCCTTGCTTATGATAGCGCGGCCCGCGCCGGCGGCCCCGCGCTGGAAGAGGCGCTGCGCCGGAATATCTATGCCGGCCGGGGCGATGCGGCGCGCCTCGCCCGTTATGTCGCGGCGGCGGGCGCGGCGCTGGCTCGCGCGCCTTTCGAAACATTCGTCAACGGGCCGCTGCCGTTTCCGGACCCCGCCGGCGTGGCTTGA
- the nusB gene encoding transcription antitermination factor NusB — protein sequence MSNADGRSAARLAAVQALYQMDVTDKGLKETCAEFESFWLGGEVEGQLYKPAELAFFKDILSGVLADQGPIDRAIDQTLVEGWPLVRIDSVLRAILRAGAYELKKRTDVPARVAIKEYVDVAGAFFEREESGMVNAVLDHLARRFRAEEFERPR from the coding sequence ATGAGCAACGCCGATGGCCGCTCCGCCGCGCGTCTGGCCGCCGTCCAGGCCCTCTATCAGATGGACGTCACCGACAAGGGCCTCAAGGAGACCTGCGCCGAGTTCGAATCCTTCTGGCTCGGCGGCGAAGTCGAGGGTCAGCTTTATAAGCCGGCCGAACTCGCCTTCTTCAAGGATATTCTTTCGGGCGTCCTCGCAGATCAGGGGCCGATCGACCGCGCGATCGACCAGACGTTGGTCGAGGGCTGGCCGCTGGTGCGGATCGACTCGGTGCTGCGCGCGATTTTGCGCGCCGGCGCCTATGAATTGAAAAAGCGGACCGACGTCCCGGCGCGGGTGGCGATCAAGGAATATGTCGACGTCGCCGGCGCTTTCTTCGAGCGCGAGGAATCCGGCATGGTCAACGCCGTTCTCGACCATCTCGCGCGCCGCTTTCGCGCCGAGGAATTCGAGCGGCCGCGCTGA
- a CDS encoding YceD family protein, with protein sequence MKSNDWRQTGKTRCAPAEKEGAPSVASLMPRIVKISEVPDTGLKIAAIADPAERAAIAAADGLVAIESLTADLEITKEGARIEVGGRLKARVVATCVVTLDPFETEVEGDIEADFVVAREPAPRGPRAARGARREPEPPPVILEGPEPILNGQIDLGALVEEFLVLNLDPHPRKPGASFDADAVLGAAEDAASPFAVLKKRTDE encoded by the coding sequence ATGAAATCCAACGATTGGCGTCAGACCGGTAAAACGCGGTGCGCGCCGGCGGAGAAGGAGGGGGCGCCAAGCGTCGCCTCGCTCATGCCGCGCATCGTCAAAATTTCCGAAGTGCCTGATACGGGACTGAAAATCGCCGCCATCGCCGATCCGGCCGAACGCGCCGCCATCGCCGCGGCGGACGGTCTTGTCGCGATCGAAAGCCTCACGGCCGATCTCGAAATCACCAAGGAGGGCGCGCGGATCGAGGTCGGCGGCCGGTTGAAGGCTCGCGTCGTCGCGACCTGCGTCGTGACGCTCGATCCGTTCGAAACCGAGGTCGAGGGGGATATTGAGGCCGATTTCGTCGTCGCGAGGGAGCCGGCCCCGCGGGGGCCGAGAGCCGCGCGCGGAGCGCGGCGCGAGCCCGAGCCGCCGCCGGTGATCCTGGAGGGCCCCGAGCCGATCCTCAACGGCCAGATCGATCTCGGCGCGCTCGTCGAGGAGTTTTTGGTGCTGAACCTCGATCCCCATCCGCGCAAGCCCGGCGCTTCGTTCGACGCGGATGCGGTTCTGGGCGCCGCCGAGGACGCCGCCTCGCCCTTCGCCGTCCTGAAAAAGCGGACCGACGAATGA
- a CDS encoding sodium-translocating pyrophosphatase translates to MAIWLVIFAGLLSVAYGYVTSSKLMAASAGSARMQEIAGAIAEGAQAYLKRQYLTIALVGAVIFIAFWFFLGGAIAFGFLIGAVLSGAAGFVGMNVSVRANVRTAEAASRSLADGLDISFKAGAVTGMLVAGLALLGVSGYFYVLTGPLGHAANSRETIDALVALGFGASLISIFARLGGGIFTKGADVGADLVGKVEAGIPEDDPRNPATIADNVGDNVGDCAGMAADLFETYAVTVVATMVLAAIFFVGQPVLYSAMIYPLAICATCIVTSIAGTYFVKLDASQSIMGALYKGLIAAGLFSIIGLALATSLTVGWGTIGAVKGVPVSGFHLFLCGLIGLIVTGCIVVITEYYTGTGKRPVVSIAQASVTGHGTNVIQGLAVSLESTALPALVIIGGIIATSQLAGLFGTAIAVTTMLGLAGMIVALDAFGPVTDNAGGIAEMAGLPKEVRQVTDALDAVGNTTKAVTKGYAIGSAGLGALVLFNAYSHDLEYFAANPDQFPYFKGMGAVSFDISNPYVVAGLIFGGLIPYLFSGIAMTAVGRAAGSVVEEVRRQFKEKPGIMLGTERPDYGRAVDMLTKAAIREMIIPSLLPVLAPIVVYFGVLLISGSRASAFAALGASLLGVIVNGLFVAISMTSGGGAWDNAKKSFEDGFTDKDGVKHFKGGEAHKASVTGDTVGDPYKDTAGPAVNPAIKITNIVALLLLAVLAH, encoded by the coding sequence ATGGCCATTTGGCTTGTCATTTTCGCTGGGCTTCTGTCCGTCGCTTACGGCTATGTGACGTCCTCCAAACTCATGGCTGCGAGCGCTGGCTCCGCGCGAATGCAGGAAATCGCCGGCGCGATTGCCGAGGGCGCGCAGGCCTATCTGAAGCGTCAATATCTGACCATCGCCCTCGTCGGCGCGGTAATTTTCATCGCCTTCTGGTTTTTTCTCGGCGGCGCGATCGCCTTTGGCTTTCTGATTGGCGCAGTACTATCGGGCGCGGCCGGCTTCGTCGGCATGAATGTGTCGGTGCGCGCCAATGTCCGCACCGCAGAGGCGGCTTCGCGCTCCCTCGCTGACGGCTTGGACATTTCCTTCAAGGCGGGCGCGGTGACCGGAATGCTCGTCGCCGGCCTCGCTCTGCTCGGCGTCTCCGGTTATTTTTATGTCCTGACGGGTCCTCTCGGCCACGCCGCCAACAGCCGCGAAACCATCGACGCGCTTGTCGCGCTGGGCTTCGGCGCCTCGCTGATTTCGATCTTCGCCCGTCTTGGCGGCGGCATCTTCACCAAGGGCGCCGACGTCGGAGCCGACCTTGTCGGCAAGGTTGAGGCCGGCATTCCGGAAGACGATCCGCGCAATCCCGCCACGATCGCCGACAATGTCGGCGACAATGTCGGCGATTGCGCCGGCATGGCGGCGGATTTGTTCGAAACCTACGCCGTAACGGTCGTCGCGACGATGGTGCTCGCCGCGATCTTTTTCGTCGGCCAGCCGGTTCTCTACAGCGCGATGATCTATCCGCTGGCGATCTGCGCGACCTGCATCGTCACCTCGATCGCCGGAACTTATTTCGTCAAGCTGGACGCCAGCCAGTCGATCATGGGCGCGCTTTACAAGGGCCTCATTGCCGCCGGCCTGTTCTCCATCATCGGCCTCGCGCTGGCGACCTCGCTCACCGTCGGCTGGGGCACCATCGGGGCGGTCAAGGGCGTTCCGGTTTCCGGGTTCCATCTGTTCCTGTGTGGCCTCATCGGCTTGATCGTCACCGGCTGCATCGTCGTCATCACGGAATATTATACCGGCACCGGCAAACGGCCGGTCGTCTCGATCGCCCAGGCCTCCGTCACGGGCCACGGCACCAATGTGATTCAGGGCCTCGCCGTCTCGCTCGAATCGACCGCGCTTCCGGCGCTCGTCATCATCGGCGGCATCATCGCGACGAGCCAGCTCGCCGGGCTGTTCGGCACCGCGATTGCGGTTACGACCATGCTTGGCCTCGCCGGAATGATCGTCGCTCTCGACGCCTTCGGCCCGGTCACGGACAATGCCGGCGGCATCGCCGAGATGGCCGGGCTGCCAAAGGAGGTGAGGCAGGTGACCGACGCGCTCGACGCCGTCGGCAACACCACCAAGGCGGTGACCAAGGGCTACGCCATCGGCTCAGCCGGGCTCGGCGCTCTGGTGCTGTTCAACGCCTACAGCCATGATCTTGAATATTTCGCCGCAAACCCCGACCAGTTCCCCTATTTCAAGGGCATGGGAGCGGTCTCCTTCGATATCTCCAACCCTTATGTCGTCGCCGGCCTCATCTTCGGCGGTCTGATTCCCTATCTTTTCAGCGGCATCGCCATGACCGCGGTCGGCCGTGCGGCCGGCTCTGTCGTCGAGGAAGTGCGCCGCCAGTTCAAGGAAAAGCCCGGCATCATGCTGGGAACCGAGCGGCCGGATTACGGCCGCGCCGTCGACATGCTGACCAAGGCGGCGATCCGGGAAATGATTATCCCTTCGCTCCTGCCGGTGCTGGCGCCGATCGTCGTCTATTTCGGCGTGCTGCTCATTTCGGGATCGCGCGCCTCCGCCTTCGCGGCGCTCGGCGCCTCGCTGCTCGGCGTCATCGTCAATGGCCTGTTCGTGGCGATCTCGATGACCTCTGGCGGCGGCGCCTGGGACAACGCCAAGAAAAGCTTTGAGGACGGGTTTACCGACAAGGATGGCGTCAAGCATTTCAAGGGCGGAGAGGCGCACAAGGCCTCCGTCACAGGCGACACCGTCGGCGACCCTTACAAGGACACGGCCGGCCCGGCAGTGAACCCGGCGATCAAGATCACCAACATCGTCGCTCTGCTGTTGCTCGCGGTGCTGGCGCACTAA
- the ribH gene encoding 6,7-dimethyl-8-ribityllumazine synthase, with amino-acid sequence MAIPRRSLTELDQNAAGAHFLIVEARYYDSIGAMLLAGAKAALERARASHELVSVPGALEIPIAIEIATDQAKRAGAPFAGAVALGCVIRGETYHFEIVAAESARALMQLAVAHKLPLGNGILTVDTEAQAEERADPDRGDKGGDAARAAVALHCLARRAGALS; translated from the coding sequence ATGGCCATACCGCGACGGTCCTTGACGGAATTGGACCAAAACGCCGCCGGCGCGCATTTTCTCATCGTCGAAGCCCGCTACTATGATTCGATCGGCGCGATGCTTCTCGCCGGGGCGAAGGCGGCCCTGGAGCGCGCGCGCGCATCGCACGAACTTGTCAGCGTGCCGGGCGCCCTCGAAATCCCGATCGCTATCGAGATCGCGACCGATCAGGCCAAGCGTGCGGGCGCGCCTTTTGCGGGAGCCGTCGCGCTCGGCTGCGTCATCAGGGGCGAGACCTATCATTTCGAAATCGTCGCGGCCGAGAGCGCGCGAGCTTTGATGCAATTGGCCGTGGCGCACAAGCTTCCGCTCGGCAACGGCATTCTCACCGTCGACACCGAGGCTCAGGCGGAGGAACGCGCCGACCCGGATCGCGGCGACAAGGGCGGCGACGCCGCGCGCGCGGCGGTCGCGCTTCACTGTCTGGCGCGCCGCGCGGGAGCCCTCTCATGA